One genomic region from Dehalobacter restrictus DSM 9455 encodes:
- a CDS encoding DUF881 domain-containing protein — MINKHVITVATIAAVAIGFLISLQFQAQREVDSAEKIQQQRVEQTDTVMKTLQDENNSLQEEYNRISAELERYRNQNSENPYLRARLDQLKIADGTIAVTGPGVKMIVKDSGPDTDAVIPLSTDELREIVNVLRLAGAEAISINGQRIVASTSIVISGTATILVNSVPISRIGGTTYEILAIGKQDDLLDYLTNMIAIDLKQFGRKVEITRETVTIPSFKGSYTFEYASEVKKG; from the coding sequence TTGATAAACAAACATGTCATAACGGTTGCGACGATTGCCGCCGTAGCGATTGGCTTTTTGATTTCCCTTCAATTTCAGGCGCAAAGAGAAGTGGACAGTGCAGAAAAAATTCAGCAGCAAAGAGTTGAGCAGACCGATACGGTGATGAAAACCTTGCAGGATGAAAACAATTCTTTGCAGGAAGAATATAATCGAATATCTGCAGAATTGGAAAGATACAGGAACCAAAACAGTGAGAATCCCTATCTTAGGGCAAGACTGGATCAGCTTAAAATCGCTGACGGAACCATCGCTGTTACCGGACCTGGGGTTAAGATGATTGTCAAAGACAGCGGTCCGGATACTGATGCAGTTATCCCGCTGAGTACGGATGAGCTGCGCGAGATCGTGAATGTCCTGCGATTGGCAGGAGCAGAAGCGATCAGCATCAATGGTCAGCGGATTGTTGCTTCGACTTCCATTGTTATCAGCGGGACAGCGACAATCCTGGTGAATTCAGTCCCGATCAGCAGGATTGGCGGAACCACGTATGAAATCCTGGCTATTGGCAAACAGGATGATCTACTCGACTATTTGACGAATATGATCGCGATTGACTTGAAACAATTTGGCAGAAAAGTTGAAATAACCCGCGAAACGGTGACAATTCCATCCTTTAAAGGAAGCTATACCTTCGAGTACGCTTCGGAGGTAAAGAAAGGATAA
- a CDS encoding sigma factor-like helix-turn-helix DNA-binding protein, producing MHWEIRGLEKLSFRERQAVMLKESGRSSEDIAKVLGISGSSVSTMLARAKTKGYQIIGIIQDHELGLNYPLEDDEENEK from the coding sequence TTGCACTGGGAAATACGAGGGTTGGAAAAACTAAGTTTCCGGGAGAGACAAGCTGTCATGCTTAAAGAAAGCGGGCGTTCCAGCGAGGATATCGCCAAGGTTTTGGGGATAAGCGGCAGTTCTGTTTCAACCATGCTCGCAAGGGCCAAGACCAAAGGATATCAGATCATCGGAATCATCCAGGATCATGAATTAGGGCTGAATTATCCACTGGAGGATGATGAGGAAAATGAGAAATAG
- the folB gene encoding dihydroneopterin aldolase, whose product MKESDVIHLRGMEFYAYHGVMEEEQVLGQRFLIDVDIFLKKPVSMQDNLAETVNYAEVYQVIKNCVLDQRYQLIETLAEKIALEITTGFRCSGVRVEVHKPNAPVSGILKDISVEIIREKKDESIFKFGEQ is encoded by the coding sequence ATGAAGGAAAGTGATGTCATTCACCTGCGTGGTATGGAGTTTTATGCTTACCATGGGGTGATGGAGGAGGAGCAGGTTCTTGGCCAAAGATTTCTGATTGACGTGGACATCTTCCTGAAAAAACCGGTCAGTATGCAGGACAATCTAGCGGAAACTGTCAATTATGCTGAAGTCTATCAAGTAATCAAAAATTGTGTCCTTGATCAGCGTTATCAGCTGATCGAAACGCTTGCCGAAAAAATAGCCTTGGAAATTACAACCGGATTTCGCTGTTCAGGCGTCCGGGTAGAGGTACATAAGCCGAATGCCCCGGTTTCCGGAATTCTTAAGGATATATCCGTAGAAATCATACGGGAGAAAAAAGATGAGAGCATTTTTAAGTTTGGGGAGCAATGA
- a CDS encoding FtsB family cell division protein: MRNSKKHTKKRIKKINPIFVIVLGIALMLGGSWSYQLLQLDRSIEQQKAELESKKLQIIAQNGQLHEEIEKLNTPSYVEQLAREKLGLVRKGEILIAPKESEN, from the coding sequence ATGAGAAATAGCAAAAAGCATACAAAAAAGAGAATAAAAAAGATAAACCCAATATTCGTAATTGTTTTGGGGATTGCTTTGATGTTAGGCGGAAGCTGGTCCTATCAGCTGCTTCAGTTGGATCGTTCCATTGAGCAGCAAAAAGCAGAGCTCGAGAGTAAAAAGCTTCAGATTATTGCTCAAAATGGTCAATTGCATGAGGAAATAGAGAAATTAAATACCCCGAGTTATGTGGAACAATTAGCCAGAGAAAAACTTGGACTGGTTCGTAAAGGAGAAATTTTAATAGCTCCCAAAGAGTCGGAAAATTAA
- a CDS encoding DUF881 domain-containing protein, protein MQDKKKMAWMMISVGMLLIGVFLVIIIKSYMADQNASSQEKNLPSLLQLEMENEQLAGENDKLLEELTKYQAGESAAALASEQLEQAKISAGLVSLSGPGIVIVLDDSDQKRSTSNGNIGNYYIHEEYLRAIVNALWNGGAEAISINDQRITSNTEIFCSGSYIKINNTRQMPPYNIVAIGNQDNLKSALQFYVWDMLGEYQQQYGITRKLEIPKESVTVPAANQYSYKYAQPVKEG, encoded by the coding sequence ATGCAGGATAAAAAGAAAATGGCATGGATGATGATCAGTGTGGGTATGCTGCTGATCGGTGTTTTTCTTGTAATTATTATTAAATCCTATATGGCTGATCAAAATGCTTCTTCGCAGGAGAAAAATCTCCCGAGCCTTCTTCAGCTGGAGATGGAGAATGAACAATTGGCTGGAGAAAATGACAAACTGCTGGAAGAATTGACGAAGTATCAGGCGGGGGAAAGCGCTGCGGCCCTGGCTTCCGAGCAGTTGGAGCAGGCGAAGATCAGTGCAGGGCTTGTGTCCCTCAGTGGCCCGGGCATTGTGATCGTTCTGGATGATTCTGATCAGAAGCGAAGCACAAGTAATGGGAACATTGGGAATTATTATATCCATGAGGAATACTTGAGGGCAATCGTCAATGCACTGTGGAATGGCGGAGCTGAGGCCATTTCGATTAATGACCAGCGGATTACTTCTAATACAGAAATATTCTGCAGCGGTTCTTATATTAAGATCAACAACACAAGACAGATGCCACCGTATAACATCGTGGCGATTGGCAATCAGGATAACTTAAAATCGGCTCTTCAGTTTTACGTATGGGACATGCTCGGGGAATATCAGCAACAATACGGCATAACCCGTAAACTGGAAATACCTAAGGAATCTGTCACAGTACCTGCCGCCAATCAGTACAGTTATAAGTATGCACAGCCTGTCAAGGAGGGTTAG
- the ftsH gene encoding ATP-dependent zinc metalloprotease FtsH, giving the protein MKILKNVAIYLLIILLAVLLIKWVNPPEAKDTSLKYNAFKQAIASGGVSDVSVQVNDKYYVYTVTMKDSKIYEVAGPSGDQTLLDEMEKQNINLTFEPPATVPWWVSVLPTLLMFLFIFGLFFYMMQQTQGGGSKVMQFGKSRARLVSDEHKYTFKDVAGADEVKEELEEIVEFLKSPKKFNEIGAKIPKGVLLFGPPGTGKTLLAKAVSGEAGVPFFSISGSDFVEMFVGVGASRVRDLFEQAKKNSPCIVFIDEIDAVGRQRGAGLGGGHDEREQTLNQLLVEMDGFNGNEGVIVIAATNRSDILDPALLRPGRFDRQIVVTLPDIKGREEILMVHVKGKPLASDVNLEVLARRTPGFTGADLANLVNEAALLSARRNEKKVDMKALEDSIERVIAGPEKKSRVISDFEKKLVSYHEAGHALLGEYLPHTDPLHKVSIIPRGRAGGYTLLLPKEDRNYMTKSQLLDQVTMLLGGRVAEALVLHEISTGASNDLERATGIVRKMITELGMSEELGPVTFGHKEEQVFLGRDIARDRNYSESVAQAIDHEVRRIIDESYQKAQDIISEKIEILHAIAQALMVNETLEADSFQDIIAKYDESRIGDPYDTPLSTNGNSTEDNEPKEESENA; this is encoded by the coding sequence TTGAAAATACTAAAAAATGTCGCGATCTATTTGTTGATTATTCTTCTTGCAGTTTTGCTTATCAAATGGGTAAATCCTCCTGAAGCAAAGGATACCAGTCTAAAATATAATGCTTTTAAGCAGGCTATTGCTTCGGGCGGCGTCAGTGATGTTTCCGTTCAGGTCAATGATAAATACTACGTCTATACCGTTACCATGAAAGACAGCAAGATCTACGAAGTCGCCGGTCCCTCGGGAGATCAAACCCTTCTGGATGAGATGGAAAAACAGAATATCAACCTTACATTTGAGCCTCCGGCCACTGTACCGTGGTGGGTTTCTGTCCTGCCAACTCTCCTGATGTTCCTGTTTATTTTTGGGTTGTTCTTCTACATGATGCAGCAAACCCAAGGCGGCGGAAGCAAGGTAATGCAATTTGGCAAAAGCAGGGCACGGTTGGTATCAGATGAACACAAATATACGTTTAAAGATGTTGCAGGTGCAGATGAAGTTAAGGAAGAATTGGAAGAAATCGTAGAATTTCTGAAATCACCGAAAAAATTCAATGAGATTGGAGCTAAGATTCCGAAAGGGGTACTCCTTTTTGGCCCTCCCGGAACCGGAAAAACTTTGCTGGCGAAAGCCGTTTCCGGAGAAGCCGGAGTTCCGTTCTTCAGCATCAGCGGTTCGGATTTTGTGGAAATGTTTGTTGGTGTTGGAGCCTCAAGGGTGAGGGATCTTTTTGAACAGGCTAAAAAGAATTCCCCCTGTATCGTTTTTATCGATGAAATTGATGCTGTGGGACGTCAGCGCGGTGCCGGCTTGGGCGGCGGCCATGATGAGCGCGAGCAGACCCTGAATCAGCTTCTGGTCGAAATGGACGGATTTAACGGTAACGAAGGTGTCATCGTCATTGCTGCGACCAACCGTTCGGATATCCTGGATCCGGCTCTTCTCCGTCCTGGGCGTTTTGACAGACAGATTGTTGTCACTCTCCCGGATATCAAAGGAAGAGAGGAAATTCTGATGGTCCATGTCAAGGGTAAACCGTTAGCTTCAGATGTTAACCTTGAAGTTTTAGCGCGCAGAACCCCCGGCTTTACAGGGGCTGATCTTGCCAATCTGGTCAATGAAGCTGCTTTGCTTTCAGCCCGGCGTAATGAGAAAAAAGTCGATATGAAGGCGCTGGAAGATTCGATTGAAAGAGTCATTGCCGGTCCGGAAAAGAAAAGCCGGGTGATCAGTGATTTTGAAAAGAAACTGGTTTCTTACCATGAAGCCGGCCATGCGCTTCTGGGAGAATACCTTCCGCATACGGATCCCCTGCATAAGGTTTCGATTATACCAAGAGGCCGGGCAGGAGGCTATACGCTGCTGCTGCCGAAAGAGGACCGCAACTATATGACGAAGTCCCAGCTGCTTGACCAGGTCACCATGCTTTTGGGCGGCAGAGTAGCTGAAGCTCTGGTTTTGCATGAGATCAGTACCGGCGCTTCCAACGACCTGGAACGTGCGACAGGCATCGTAAGAAAAATGATTACCGAACTCGGGATGTCGGAAGAGCTCGGACCGGTAACTTTCGGCCATAAAGAAGAACAGGTTTTCCTGGGACGTGATATTGCGCGTGACCGTAATTACAGTGAATCTGTAGCCCAGGCGATTGATCATGAGGTGCGCCGTATCATTGATGAATCTTATCAAAAGGCGCAGGATATCATTTCAGAGAAAATTGAGATTCTGCATGCGATTGCCCAGGCACTGATGGTCAATGAAACGCTGGAGGCAGACTCTTTCCAGGATATTATTGCCAAATATGACGAGTCACGCATAGGTGATCCTTATGACACGCCTCTGTCCACAAACGGCAACAGTACGGAAGATAATGAACCAAAAGAAGAAAGTGAAAATGCTTAA
- the folP gene encoding dihydropteroate synthase produces the protein MKDLKAYNMRWLKIDSLLQAERALSQVGVDPGGLPYMNGKALTKPIKLENVPAPVALVLKQEMLSSGGDAAVHKDLLDNGAPESDVLLIGTYKQLTKLADRLATMSAEFQSLAQSLCELMTYLEEPPAGIIDCRGKSLIWGQKTLIMGILNVTPDSFSDGGKFDNIENALKQAEKMVADGADMLDIGGESTRPGYGGVSAEEEWSRLEPVLKALIPVCSVPISIDTQKAAVAAKSLRLGAHIINDIWGLQKDPEMAGVIAEYQAPVVIMHNQDHTEYKNMMGEILSFLERSIEMALDCGLTQNQIIVDPGIGFGKTPEQNMEVLSRMEEFKSLGCPLLLGVSRKSVIGRTLNLPVDQRLEPTIALGTLGIVAGADILRVHDVPENKKAALITDLVIRRKRGEDYEGK, from the coding sequence GTGAAGGATTTGAAGGCGTACAATATGCGATGGCTAAAAATAGACAGCCTGCTGCAGGCTGAAAGAGCCCTAAGCCAGGTTGGCGTTGACCCTGGTGGTCTTCCATATATGAACGGCAAGGCTTTGACCAAACCGATCAAGCTGGAGAATGTACCGGCTCCGGTAGCCTTGGTTCTGAAACAGGAAATGCTCTCCTCCGGTGGAGATGCAGCTGTCCATAAAGATTTGCTCGACAACGGAGCACCGGAAAGCGATGTGTTGCTTATAGGTACCTATAAGCAGTTAACCAAACTTGCGGACAGACTGGCGACGATGTCCGCGGAGTTCCAATCCCTCGCTCAGTCCTTATGCGAGCTGATGACCTATTTGGAGGAACCTCCGGCCGGAATCATTGATTGCAGGGGAAAGAGTCTCATTTGGGGTCAAAAGACTTTGATCATGGGAATATTAAACGTAACGCCGGATTCCTTTTCCGACGGCGGAAAATTTGACAACATCGAGAATGCTTTAAAGCAGGCGGAAAAAATGGTTGCCGACGGTGCTGATATGCTTGATATTGGCGGGGAGTCCACCCGCCCGGGATATGGCGGCGTCAGTGCCGAAGAAGAGTGGTCCAGACTTGAACCGGTACTTAAAGCACTTATCCCGGTCTGTTCGGTTCCAATATCGATTGATACCCAAAAAGCAGCTGTTGCAGCCAAGTCTTTGCGGTTGGGGGCCCATATCATTAATGATATCTGGGGTTTGCAGAAAGATCCTGAAATGGCCGGCGTTATTGCAGAATATCAAGCTCCGGTCGTGATAATGCATAATCAGGATCATACAGAATATAAGAATATGATGGGTGAAATATTGTCATTCCTGGAGCGTAGCATTGAAATGGCTCTAGACTGCGGATTGACGCAGAATCAAATTATTGTCGATCCCGGAATCGGGTTTGGAAAAACACCGGAACAGAATATGGAAGTCTTAAGCCGGATGGAAGAATTTAAATCGCTAGGGTGTCCTCTTCTTCTGGGAGTATCCCGCAAATCCGTGATTGGACGGACCTTGAACCTTCCGGTTGATCAAAGGCTGGAACCGACGATTGCCCTGGGGACGCTCGGAATTGTCGCCGGAGCAGATATTCTGCGTGTGCATGATGTTCCCGAAAACAAAAAGGCTGCGCTTATCACTGACCTGGTGATACGTCGAAAAAGAGGAGAAGATTATGAAGGAAAGTGA
- the ndk gene encoding nucleoside-diphosphate kinase has protein sequence MERTFLMLKPDAIQRGLVGEVIGRFEKKGFKLVGLKLIQVDRALAEEHYKEHKGKGFFEPTVQYIMSSPVVAMVWEGKNVVAIAREMMGATNPANANPGSIRGAYAMDISRNVIHGSDSVESAEREISLYFKPAEILHYAKAGEEWLSE, from the coding sequence GTGGAAAGAACTTTTCTTATGCTTAAGCCGGACGCCATTCAAAGAGGTCTGGTTGGTGAAGTGATTGGCAGATTTGAAAAGAAAGGATTTAAGCTTGTTGGCTTAAAGTTGATCCAGGTAGACAGAGCCTTGGCGGAAGAACACTATAAGGAACATAAGGGTAAAGGTTTTTTTGAACCTACCGTTCAGTATATTATGTCCTCGCCGGTTGTGGCGATGGTCTGGGAAGGCAAGAATGTAGTCGCTATAGCTAGAGAAATGATGGGGGCGACCAATCCTGCCAATGCCAACCCTGGTTCTATCAGAGGCGCCTATGCGATGGACATCAGCAGAAACGTCATCCATGGCTCAGATTCTGTGGAAAGTGCCGAGAGGGAAATTTCCTTGTACTTCAAACCGGCGGAGATTCTTCATTATGCAAAAGCCGGTGAAGAGTGGCTTAGCGAGTAA
- the tilS gene encoding tRNA lysidine(34) synthetase TilS — protein MPQQIPSQSKVLVAVSGGPDSVALAHVIYRYSCENQDKNISFVITHVNHKVRREADKEAELVKNLAGEWKAGFILHEFDAKRNASACRQSFQEASREWRYARWKEDMEAWGCDLLATAHHLGDQAETVLYRLLRGSGTTGLAGIYPVKDKIIRPLLSVTKEEILEYCKVQSLPYSIDKSNLETDYYRNKIRLELIPGLESKYNQRITDALGRTAELLRWDEEYICAQTEALWPRYCLRADHTRVLLSHEAWKEPEAILSRLLRKAASQVSGETRGPAFKFVKLWMQKGKQTGWRQDLQGFKVEVVKQGLFFFNVERESKEYISGKDRIEEFRLFVKLPLALNVWNKITELKVQVGIFDFYPEEQHVLWSTELDPVQMSVQTEPLVCRTRQAGDRIYFKNLGHKAIKKVFQDKDISAGERDKILFFAFGDLVVWIPGVCRGDSLLPAGPQSSRLYLVAAEI, from the coding sequence TTGCCGCAACAAATTCCGTCTCAGTCCAAGGTGCTTGTAGCTGTTTCGGGAGGACCGGACTCGGTGGCCCTGGCTCATGTCATTTACCGCTATTCGTGCGAAAATCAAGATAAGAATATTTCTTTTGTTATTACGCATGTCAATCATAAGGTCAGGAGAGAAGCCGACAAGGAAGCGGAGCTTGTTAAGAATCTTGCTGGGGAATGGAAAGCAGGATTTATTTTGCATGAATTTGATGCGAAACGTAACGCTTCAGCTTGCCGCCAAAGTTTTCAGGAAGCATCAAGGGAATGGCGCTATGCCCGCTGGAAGGAAGACATGGAAGCGTGGGGCTGTGATTTACTGGCCACTGCCCACCATTTGGGAGATCAGGCGGAAACTGTTCTCTACCGTCTCTTAAGAGGGAGCGGAACAACAGGACTTGCAGGCATTTATCCTGTTAAAGACAAAATCATCCGTCCGCTCCTTTCGGTAACAAAAGAAGAAATCCTGGAATACTGCAAAGTTCAAAGTCTTCCCTATTCAATTGACAAGAGCAATCTGGAAACGGACTATTACAGGAATAAGATCAGACTCGAGCTAATTCCTGGACTGGAAAGCAAATATAATCAGAGGATTACGGATGCTTTGGGACGAACAGCGGAACTGCTGCGCTGGGACGAAGAATATATTTGTGCCCAGACGGAAGCTTTGTGGCCCAGGTACTGTCTCCGGGCAGATCATACCAGAGTCCTGCTTTCGCACGAAGCCTGGAAAGAACCGGAGGCAATCCTTTCCCGCCTGCTCCGGAAAGCGGCTTCGCAGGTATCGGGAGAAACAAGAGGGCCAGCGTTTAAATTTGTTAAGCTTTGGATGCAAAAGGGGAAACAGACCGGATGGCGTCAGGATCTTCAAGGTTTTAAGGTAGAAGTTGTCAAGCAAGGCCTTTTCTTTTTTAACGTAGAGCGAGAATCAAAAGAGTATATTTCCGGGAAAGATAGAATTGAAGAGTTCCGGCTTTTTGTCAAGTTACCTCTTGCTTTGAACGTTTGGAATAAAATTACGGAGTTAAAAGTACAGGTGGGAATTTTTGATTTCTATCCGGAAGAACAGCATGTTTTGTGGAGTACCGAACTTGATCCGGTCCAAATGTCTGTTCAGACTGAGCCTTTGGTATGTAGGACGAGACAGGCCGGAGACCGTATTTATTTTAAGAATTTAGGGCATAAAGCAATTAAAAAGGTTTTTCAGGACAAAGATATTTCTGCTGGGGAACGTGATAAGATTCTGTTTTTTGCTTTTGGCGATCTCGTCGTCTGGATCCCAGGTGTATGCAGGGGAGATAGCCTTTTGCCGGCTGGTCCGCAATCTTCCAGACTGTATTTGGTTGCGGCTGAAATATAA
- a CDS encoding SpoIIE family protein phosphatase, whose product MAEWATLKAEKIINRFSDSLGIQCLIVIGGFLTARANLLGIYPFAIAYLAVLGMNMKKWILPGLTGITVGLVSVQDFSVFLEVMPSAVLGVLAVQMIKESKGKILLLAGLTALGTLLPGLGVSWFTNGFGVESILLVMVQSIIAAGFSIIFFFAFLHKESLMKGNFKGEQGMVWILVLAVCLSGLQGLAFGKINLQITFLGFFLLFVAYKYGAGSAAGVGAILGFLLKWNLGIDNLIDAGLYSLLGFMCGGFTRFGKMGVAAAYSASILMASFFVNETFLTSHLYSSALALLMFFLLPGKHEKFFLKNKVMPEIETTVSKVKTVGDLFDQLAYGFQAAGLESRLQPEVPEMMNTLVDKICRHCPDSNYCWQQDFHQTYHFMYDLFAYEEKRIQRNQTGEASDQINQEKVPVEWGKCSKLEEVMLAAQFILEQEKDKEVWQKRLAINREALAGQYRSVSQVIGHLAQELHSQHNHEDGKPLVWSRKHKLVLDLGIGSFIKTGNGISGDNFSSVSLSSSKNALIICDGMGAGEEAARMSSAALTILEQLLSTGFEPESAIKALNSILVLRSPEESFVTVDMAVLNIEADQARLIKIGAAPTYIISRNKVDAVKTSSLPAGILNDIDIPAIDIPFKDETLVIVTDGILDVAKRKDDWLKEYLKNNRSLSSQDLADSIVKEARRLSGACLEDDGVVLVVKRKDLAGNDARN is encoded by the coding sequence ATGGCTGAATGGGCAACACTCAAAGCGGAAAAAATCATTAACCGATTTTCTGACTCGCTGGGAATACAATGTCTGATTGTTATCGGAGGTTTTTTAACAGCCCGGGCAAACCTATTGGGTATTTATCCATTTGCTATTGCCTATCTTGCAGTTCTCGGCATGAATATGAAAAAATGGATTCTGCCGGGTCTTACCGGAATTACGGTCGGTCTGGTATCTGTCCAGGATTTTTCAGTGTTTCTGGAAGTTATGCCGAGCGCGGTTCTAGGTGTTCTGGCAGTTCAGATGATCAAAGAGAGCAAGGGAAAAATACTTCTTCTCGCTGGGCTTACGGCACTTGGAACCTTACTGCCCGGATTAGGCGTATCATGGTTTACCAATGGCTTCGGAGTGGAGTCTATCTTGCTGGTAATGGTCCAAAGCATTATTGCGGCAGGCTTTTCAATTATTTTTTTCTTTGCGTTTCTTCATAAGGAAAGCCTTATGAAGGGCAATTTCAAGGGCGAACAAGGTATGGTATGGATTTTAGTTCTGGCAGTCTGCTTAAGCGGCTTACAAGGGCTCGCTTTTGGGAAAATCAATTTACAGATCACATTTCTGGGGTTCTTTCTGCTTTTTGTGGCCTATAAATACGGAGCTGGTTCAGCTGCAGGTGTCGGAGCAATTTTAGGCTTTTTGTTAAAATGGAATCTTGGAATCGATAACCTGATTGATGCGGGACTCTACAGCTTACTCGGGTTTATGTGCGGAGGGTTTACCCGTTTTGGCAAGATGGGAGTTGCGGCTGCCTACAGCGCTTCTATTTTGATGGCCTCTTTTTTTGTCAATGAGACATTTTTGACTTCTCATCTTTATTCGTCCGCGCTTGCGCTTCTTATGTTTTTCTTATTACCCGGAAAACATGAAAAATTTTTTCTGAAGAATAAAGTAATGCCAGAAATCGAAACAACAGTAAGCAAAGTCAAAACTGTTGGTGACCTATTTGATCAGCTTGCTTATGGTTTCCAGGCGGCAGGACTTGAATCCAGGCTGCAGCCGGAAGTACCGGAAATGATGAATACCCTGGTCGATAAGATATGTCGGCATTGCCCGGATTCGAATTATTGCTGGCAGCAGGATTTTCACCAAACCTATCATTTTATGTATGACTTGTTTGCCTATGAAGAGAAAAGAATTCAAAGAAACCAAACCGGTGAAGCTTCAGACCAAATCAATCAGGAGAAAGTGCCTGTCGAATGGGGAAAATGCAGTAAACTTGAAGAAGTCATGCTGGCGGCTCAATTTATTCTGGAGCAGGAAAAAGACAAAGAGGTTTGGCAAAAACGTCTGGCCATAAACAGAGAAGCCTTAGCCGGCCAGTACAGAAGTGTATCTCAGGTGATCGGGCACCTCGCCCAGGAGCTTCATTCTCAGCATAATCACGAAGACGGAAAACCACTGGTCTGGTCCCGCAAGCATAAACTGGTTTTAGATCTGGGTATCGGCTCTTTTATTAAAACCGGTAATGGCATAAGCGGCGATAACTTTAGTTCGGTTTCGTTATCTTCATCCAAAAACGCGCTGATTATCTGTGACGGTATGGGCGCAGGGGAAGAGGCGGCCAGGATGAGCTCAGCGGCACTTACAATACTGGAACAGCTTCTGAGTACTGGATTTGAACCGGAGAGTGCCATCAAAGCGCTTAATTCAATCCTGGTTTTACGTTCTCCGGAAGAGAGCTTTGTCACCGTCGATATGGCCGTGTTGAATATCGAGGCAGATCAAGCCAGGCTGATTAAAATTGGAGCAGCACCGACCTATATCATCAGCAGAAACAAAGTAGATGCAGTAAAAACATCAAGTCTGCCGGCTGGTATACTGAACGATATTGATATCCCGGCGATTGATATTCCTTTTAAAGACGAGACGCTTGTCATCGTAACAGACGGAATCTTGGATGTGGCTAAAAGAAAGGACGATTGGCTCAAAGAATATCTGAAGAACAACAGAAGTTTGTCTTCGCAGGATCTGGCCGACAGTATTGTCAAAGAAGCACGAAGACTGTCCGGGGCCTGCCTGGAGGATGACGGGGTTGTCCTGGTTGTCAAGAGGAAGGACTTGGCTGGAAACGATGCCAGAAATTAA
- the yabP gene encoding sporulation protein YabP: MTGQQEIEHKIVIKDRRLLTVSGVKKVKSFDPKEITLDTTKGRVTIKGRDLGVNNLNLEQSELEIEGQIDMLTYAASGSGETSKGVWEKIFK; encoded by the coding sequence ATGACAGGCCAACAGGAAATTGAGCATAAGATTGTTATCAAAGACAGAAGACTACTTACGGTTTCAGGGGTAAAAAAGGTAAAATCGTTCGACCCCAAAGAGATTACGCTGGATACCACAAAAGGTAGGGTGACGATTAAGGGGCGGGACCTGGGTGTAAACAATCTCAACCTCGAACAATCAGAGCTGGAGATTGAAGGCCAAATTGACATGCTGACTTATGCTGCGAGTGGATCTGGAGAAACCTCCAAAGGAGTATGGGAAAAAATTTTCAAATAG